AAAAAGATTTTTGATTATACAAGAAGGGCAGATGCAATAATCATATTCAATGGCGGTGAGGAAAGCATTGATAAAACGTTTTTCTATCTGACAGGTGCAAGAAGCGGAATCTTTGAGAATTCCGCATTAATTGTTACAAGGGATAGCATAAAAATAGTAACATCAAAGCTTGAGGAATCCGCTGCCAGTGAAACCGGTATAGAAACACTTATATTTAATAAAAGAAGTGAGATGGAGGATATCATAAGAAACGAAACGAAAAACTTCGACAGCATTGGAATAAACTATTCAAGCATGACGCTAAGCCTTTACAGGGATCTAATGAGGATGATACCTGATAAGGATTTCATTGATGTTTCTGAATCAATTCTGGAGGCAAGAAAGATAAAGGAACCTGAGGAACTTGAGAAGATAAAAAATGCGGCCAAAATAGCAAGTGATGCACTTCAGGATGCAATAAAAAAGATAAAGGAAGGCATAACAGAAAGCGAACTTGCCAGCGAGGTTGCATACTCCATGATGAAGCTTGGCGCCACAGGCCCATCATTTAATACAATAGTTGCCTTTGGGAAAAACTCGGCAATACCCCATTATTCTCCAGGGAATAAAAGGCTAAGGCCAGGTGATTTTGTGCTTATAGACTACGGTGCCCTCTATAACAGATACTGTTCAGATGTAACAAGAACAATGGTTTTTGGAAGGGCATCACAGGAGCAGCGTGACATCTATGAAACTGTAAAGGAGGCTCAGCAAAAAAGCATGGATGCAATAAAGGCTGGAAAGAACGGCCGTGATATAGATGCCATAGCAAGATCCATCATTGATGAAAAATACCCTGGTAAATTCATACACAGCCTTGGTCATGGCGTCGGCATGGATGTTCACGATCATCCTGCGCTTTCGCCTTCCTATGATTTTATATTAAAAAGGAACATGGTCGTTACCGTTGAGCCTGGAATATACATACCTGAAACAGGCGGCGTGAGAATAGAGGATGATGTGATAGTTACTGATTCCGGCCATACAAGAATAACAACAGCACCGAGGGATTTAATAGAACTATGAACAGCATGTACTTTGATATTATATCAAAATACGACGATATAATAAAAATAATAAATTCAAATAAAATCGACGATAGGAATTGTGTTATAAATGCACAGGCATACATAAACAGCCTTATAAAGCACGAGGACCGGCTTGCGATAAATGACAATAAGAGCCTTTCCATTGCGATATGGTTTCTAAGATGCATAGACGAACCACAGCTAACGTCAAGGTTTTTAATAGACCAGAGAGACATATTTAAAAACTATATAATGAAAACTGCCAGGGATGAGGACTTTCCAGATCTTATAAGGAATCTTGGCATACCTGTATTTATAAATGGAAATAATTATAAGATGGACTTCTCCTTCTTTGCATCATATAATAAAAGGATCTCAGGATATAAATACAGGCTGGTATATCAAAGTCTTGACCATGGATATATAAATCTTGACATAGAGACATTTTCAAACATAATGCGTGAATACATAGTTTCAAGATTATTAAATATATACAATTCAATAGATAAGGATCAGGCCATTAAGGCAATGAACAATTACATTAATAAAATAGAGTCAATGAGGCGTGAATTTAAAGAAAGCATAAGAAAATACACACCATCTGGAAAAATAAGATGGGAGAACTTTCCACCATGCATCAAGGCATATATAAACGAAATAAACGATGGCGGAAATCCGGCACATCTTGCAAGGCTTACACTGGCAACGTTTCTGCATCACATAGGCATGCCAAATGATGAAATTGTAAAGGTTTTTAGCGGCACGGCTGATTTTGATGAAAACAGTGCAACCTATCAGGTAAACCATCTAACAGGAAAGATCTCAGGGACAGAATACTCCCCGCCAAAATGCGATACATTAAGGTCAAACCATCTCTGCTTTATGGATGATGATCCATTATGCAGGCAGGTAAAGCATCCATTACAGTATTACATGAAAAAGAGGTCACATTAATCTTTTCTCTATAATCTTTATCAGTGATGTTTTTTTAATATTTCCATCTATAACATAGATCCTTGTTGTTTCATATGGTATTCTCGGATATCTTCCCTCGTTTACCTCATACTGCAATTTCATGGAATCAAGTATGTTTTTTAGCCTTTCATCTGTAAAATTGACGGCCGCAGTTTTATTTATCCTCCGGCCAAGCCTTCTCGAAATGTTTGGATTAAAATACTGCGAGTAAAGAACAAGTGTCATAGCAGCACTGCGTTTATAACGCCATCCTGACCAGGTCTTGATGTTATTCTTGCATCACCAAGCTCTGTTGATATTACTGTTCCCCTGTTCATTATATTCCTCTGGACATAGTGTGGGTCTGCACTGTTTTCCTTAACAGTGTTTATCTTAACCTTCCTTGTGGTTTTATCCTTTGGATTGTAAACGTTTGCATAATCGCATCTCAAGAGCGCAAACTTGCTGTTTCCGCCGTAAGACCTGATCTTTCTGAGTTCCCTGTCTCCAAGCCTTGTAAGTGTTGGCTCCCTTCCAAGCTCGTATCTTCTCTTTGAATGATTCGGTCTTAATTTTCCACCTGATGGTTTTCTTGTGGCCCTACCCTGAAATATAGTCATAAAAAGCACATTGATCATTGATATATTAACTTTTTTAAATATAATCATTCATTGTACATGGTCTTTTTAATTGAAAATGGATTCAGCGCCTTTATAAAATCTATTATCTGGTAAAGCGTTATCTCTTTTATTATTATTGAAATGCCCAGGAATATTATAACGGACGCAAGTGAAAAGGGTATAAAAACCAATATATCGTATGGCTTAATAAATAATAATACCATGTATATAAAAAGCAGCTGAACCATTGCAGGGACTATCTGTTTAAATATTGCAAAGTCCTGCGTGACGCCATGCCTGCCAAGTGCTATTCTATAGCCGATTGCCTCGTATGCAGCCGCAACGAAGGTGCTGACCCCACCACCAAGAACACCAAGTGATAGGTATCTGTAACCAAATATCGATCTTGGTATTAATATAAGATCAAGGACTATATTTATTGTTATTCCAGTTGCTGTTAGAAAGCCTATGGTCTTTGTATGATTCTTTGCAATTAAACCGGAATTGTAAGGCATGTTTATAACATTCAGATATGCGGCAAGTACAAGGAAGATCAGAACATCAGAATATGGTATTAAGGATGCGGAAACAAGATTAACAAAGTAAACCCTTAGGCCAATAAGTGCAATTACAAAGGGAAGTATAAATAGCGATATCGTTCTTTCAAAGCCAAGTATTGAGCTTCTGTGATCTTCAGATCTTGTCTTCATGAGCATTGGTATAAAAAGAAAGGATATTGCACCAGAGAAAGACATTATTGGTTTTGTAAAAACCTGCATTGAATAAAATGCACCGGTTGCAACAGCATGCCAGTAGAACTGTATTAAAACCTTGTCTATGTTTGCACTTACAGTTCCTATAATTCCTGAGAGAGCCAGTGGATATGCAATCCTTGAATATTTTTTAAAGATGGACATGCTTGGCCTTCCTATATTCCATGGCCTTCCAAGAATATATGATATCATAAAATAAACAAGATATGAAAGGCTGTATGCAGCTGAAAGTACAATTGCACCATTTACATTATTATAGCCAGGTATCCTAAAGGCATAAAATATGCCAAGGATTATAAATATTGAGTTCCTTATAATTGCCTCAAGCATTCTTGGAAGCGCCATTCTTGCGCTCTTCATCTTTGCCTGGTAATAGTTTCTGGTGAAGTCGTTTACCCTGTTAAAAAACAGATACGGTATCAGTATTAATATTGCGTATAGTTCTATCTTGCTCTGGAATCCATGGTGCAGCAAATCAACCCAGACATATAATGATAAAAGAACCAGCAAAACAGCGATAAAGGATAAAACAATCTTTATTAAAAGAAAGGTGCCATTTAACACCTTTTCCTCTTTTTCACTGTTATTACCGGAGATCTCTCTAATAAAGACCGTGCCATAGCCAAGATCGGTGACTATGGAAAATAGGCCGACAAATGCAAGTCCGAAGCTGAGAAATCCCCACTCCTGCAGACCTATAAATCTTATAACAAAGAACAGGCCCGCATAGCCCATCAGAGAATTTATAAGCTGCTCCGATACAACAATAGGGGACTTTTTTGAGATCAATAATGAGGTAAATAAAAATACAATCATAAAGTTTGTTGTGATTTTATGACAAATATTTATCTAATTAAAAATATTAATGAATGGTGGAGAGACTAGATGGTGTTTTTAAAAGTATATCAGATTTTCTGCGACAGGAATTGAATGGTAAGAACGCTGTTATTGGTGTAAGCTCAGGCATAGACAGTGCACTTGTACTCACAATACTATCAAAGGCAATAGATAAAGATAGAATACATGCATTTTTCATGCCTGATAGATTTACAAGGAGTGCAGACTTCGATGATATAAGATCCCTGGAAGGATCTACAGGTGTAAAGATAAATGAAATAAACATAGAGAACATTGTTAATGGATACAAATCAACCCTTGGAATAAAAGATAAAAAATACGAGGGCAATATAAGATCAAGGGTAAGGTCAGTTATATTATACTACAACGCAAACCTGCTTAATGGCCTTGTTGTTGGAACAACGAATAGAACGGAGTATTTAATAGGCTACTTCACAAAGTACGGTGATAGTGCATGCGATCTTGAGCCGATAGAGCATCTCTACAAGAGCGATGTGCGTGAGCTTGCCTCATATCTAAAAGTTCCTGAATCAATAATAAGGAAGAAGCCATCCGCAGGTCTTTGGAGCGATCAGTACGATGAGGATGAGCTTGGGATGGGCTATGAGGAACTGGACTCGATATTAAAGGATCTTTTCGAAAAAAAGACCGGAATACTTGATGATAGATATAAAATGGTTTATGACATGTATATAAGATCACAGCATAAGAGGAAACTTCCAAAATCAATGATGAACGATGATTTCAGATATAACGTATGAGTATTACCAGATAAGCTTTATACTGATAATAGCAGCCTTTGCGATACCGCTTTCAAGGAAGGTTTCAATAGTTTATATTCCAGTGCTAATGCTCTTTGGTATAGTCTTCGGGCCCATCCTTGGCTTTATTAACCAATCATTTGCCCTGTTCCTTTTATCATCATTTGGAACAGTCGGCATTGGCATACTGGGCCTGGTGATAATACTTTACTATGAATCGCATAATATAAATCCAAGGATCATAAGAAGATATTTATATGATATAGCCGCACTTGATACCATAGGCATGGTTATTACTGCCATAGGTGCAGGTGTGATATTCTCATTAATAACAGGCGTTCCCTTCAGAATAGGATTTCTGTTTGGTGCAATAATATCACCAACAGATCCGGCGTCCCTTATACCAACCTTTAGAAGAATATCCATGCGTGAGGACGTTTCAGGCACATTAATAGGCGAGAGCCTGTTCAATGATCCACTTGGAATAATACTTCTTGATGTTGGCATAGCATTAATAGCACCTGAATCAAGTTATGTTTCATTTTTTACGCTTTTTTCATCGCATATCGGTTTGATCCTTGGTTCTGTTGTGTTCATGATTCTGCAGATGGCCATACCGGCCTTAATAGGCATAGCGCTGGGCTTTATAATAATATATTTAAATAAATATTTTAATTTTGAAAATTTTATTATAGCATTAACGCTGGGAATAGTGCTTTTTGAATTTACATCACTCACGGCATTTAATATAACGCCGTTTCCGGCAATAATAGCCACCGGTGCAATTGTCGGAAATTACTCGGACAAGAGCATATTCTGGAGCAGGGAGATGAGCTTTAATGAAAATCTCTCATTTATGGCCCAGTCCATAATATTCATACTCTTGGGAAGCATACTTACATTAAGGGAAATGGAAAATTACATTTTACTTGGCATTATATTATCATTACTGGTGATGTTTCTGGTAAGGCCGGCAGCGGTTTTCTCATCATTGAGCATATTCAATTTCAAAAGGGAATTAATCAGATTTAATAATAAAACAAAGACATTTATGTCACTTGTTGGGCCAAGGGGTATAGTTCCA
This window of the Picrophilus oshimae DSM 9789 genome carries:
- a CDS encoding signal recognition particle subunit SRP19/SEC65 family protein produces the protein MTLVLYSQYFNPNISRRLGRRINKTAAVNFTDERLKNILDSMKLQYEVNEGRYPRIPYETTRIYVIDGNIKKTSLIKIIEKRLM
- a CDS encoding NAD+ synthase, whose product is MVERLDGVFKSISDFLRQELNGKNAVIGVSSGIDSALVLTILSKAIDKDRIHAFFMPDRFTRSADFDDIRSLEGSTGVKINEINIENIVNGYKSTLGIKDKKYEGNIRSRVRSVILYYNANLLNGLVVGTTNRTEYLIGYFTKYGDSACDLEPIEHLYKSDVRELASYLKVPESIIRKKPSAGLWSDQYDEDELGMGYEELDSILKDLFEKKTGILDDRYKMVYDMYIRSQHKRKLPKSMMNDDFRYNV
- a CDS encoding M24 family metallopeptidase, giving the protein MDYKKIFDYTRRADAIIIFNGGEESIDKTFFYLTGARSGIFENSALIVTRDSIKIVTSKLEESAASETGIETLIFNKRSEMEDIIRNETKNFDSIGINYSSMTLSLYRDLMRMIPDKDFIDVSESILEARKIKEPEELEKIKNAAKIASDALQDAIKKIKEGITESELASEVAYSMMKLGATGPSFNTIVAFGKNSAIPHYSPGNKRLRPGDFVLIDYGALYNRYCSDVTRTMVFGRASQEQRDIYETVKEAQQKSMDAIKAGKNGRDIDAIARSIIDEKYPGKFIHSLGHGVGMDVHDHPALSPSYDFILKRNMVVTVEPGIYIPETGGVRIEDDVIVTDSGHTRITTAPRDLIEL
- a CDS encoding 30S ribosomal protein S8e, whose product is MTIFQGRATRKPSGGKLRPNHSKRRYELGREPTLTRLGDRELRKIRSYGGNSKFALLRCDYANVYNPKDKTTRKVKINTVKENSADPHYVQRNIMNRGTVISTELGDARITSRPGQDGVINAVLL
- the priL gene encoding DNA primase regulatory subunit PriL, translating into MNSMYFDIISKYDDIIKIINSNKIDDRNCVINAQAYINSLIKHEDRLAINDNKSLSIAIWFLRCIDEPQLTSRFLIDQRDIFKNYIMKTARDEDFPDLIRNLGIPVFINGNNYKMDFSFFASYNKRISGYKYRLVYQSLDHGYINLDIETFSNIMREYIVSRLLNIYNSIDKDQAIKAMNNYINKIESMRREFKESIRKYTPSGKIRWENFPPCIKAYINEINDGGNPAHLARLTLATFLHHIGMPNDEIVKVFSGTADFDENSATYQVNHLTGKISGTEYSPPKCDTLRSNHLCFMDDDPLCRQVKHPLQYYMKKRSH
- a CDS encoding oligosaccharide flippase family protein; protein product: MIVFLFTSLLISKKSPIVVSEQLINSLMGYAGLFFVIRFIGLQEWGFLSFGLAFVGLFSIVTDLGYGTVFIREISGNNSEKEEKVLNGTFLLIKIVLSFIAVLLVLLSLYVWVDLLHHGFQSKIELYAILILIPYLFFNRVNDFTRNYYQAKMKSARMALPRMLEAIIRNSIFIILGIFYAFRIPGYNNVNGAIVLSAAYSLSYLVYFMISYILGRPWNIGRPSMSIFKKYSRIAYPLALSGIIGTVSANIDKVLIQFYWHAVATGAFYSMQVFTKPIMSFSGAISFLFIPMLMKTRSEDHRSSILGFERTISLFILPFVIALIGLRVYFVNLVSASLIPYSDVLIFLVLAAYLNVINMPYNSGLIAKNHTKTIGFLTATGITINIVLDLILIPRSIFGYRYLSLGVLGGGVSTFVAAAYEAIGYRIALGRHGVTQDFAIFKQIVPAMVQLLFIYMVLLFIKPYDILVFIPFSLASVIIFLGISIIIKEITLYQIIDFIKALNPFSIKKTMYNE
- a CDS encoding cation:proton antiporter yields the protein MISDITYEYYQISFILIIAAFAIPLSRKVSIVYIPVLMLFGIVFGPILGFINQSFALFLLSSFGTVGIGILGLVIILYYESHNINPRIIRRYLYDIAALDTIGMVITAIGAGVIFSLITGVPFRIGFLFGAIISPTDPASLIPTFRRISMREDVSGTLIGESLFNDPLGIILLDVGIALIAPESSYVSFFTLFSSHIGLILGSVVFMILQMAIPALIGIALGFIIIYLNKYFNFENFIIALTLGIVLFEFTSLTAFNITPFPAIIATGAIVGNYSDKSIFWSREMSFNENLSFMAQSIIFILLGSILTLREMENYILLGIILSLLVMFLVRPAAVFSSLSIFNFKRELIRFNNKTKTFMSLVGPRGIVPIVLSTVPYVVGLDDDINILIKYGPLIYVSVSFVVLITIIAQTIYVPLIGKNLLGRK